CTCGCAAAACAGATCGAGCAGGGCGCGCCGGCCGACGTGTTCGTCTCCGCCGACACCGACTGGATGGACTATGCGATCAAGCAGAAGAACGTCAATGAAGCGACGCGGGTGAACCTGCTCGGCAATTCGATCGTGCTGATCGCGCCGAAGGATTCCAAGATCGACAACGTCAACATCGCACCCGGCTTCGATCTCGCCAAGCTCGCCGGCGACGGCAGGATCGCGACCGGCGACGTCAAGGCGGTGCCGGTCGGCAAATACGCCAAGGCCGCGCTCGAGAAGCTCGGCGCCTGGCAGGCGGCGGAGCCGAAATTCGCGATGGCCGAGAGCGTGCGCGCGGCGTTGACGCTGGTGGCGCGCGGCGAAGCCGTGCTCGGCATCGTCTATTCGACCGACGCCAAGGTCGAACCGGGCGTCAAGATCGTCGGCACCTTCCCGGCCGACACCCATCCCACGATCATCTATCCGGTCGCGGCGACCACGACCGCGAAGCCCGAGACCACCGACTACCTCGCCTTCCTGCGCTCGTCCGCGGCGAAGACGATCCTCGAGAAGTACGGCTTCAAGTTCCTGATCAGCCCGACGACTTAATCGCGTGTTCGAGATCTCGCCGACCGAATGGACGGCGATCCTGCTGTCGCTGCGGGTCGCCATCATCGCAACGCTGGTGGCGACCCCGTTCGGGATCGCGCTCGCCTGGCTGCTGGCGCGGCGCGATTTCTGGGGCAAGTCGCTGCTCGATGCCGCGGTGCATCTGCCGCTGGTGCTGCCGCCCGTCGTCACCGGCTATTTGCTGCTGCTGACCTTCGGCAAGCGCGGCCTGGTCGGCGGCTGGCTGGCCGATCACCTCGGCATCGTGTTCGCATTCCGCTGGACCGGCGCCGCGCTTGCCTGCGGCGTAATGTCGTTTCCGCTGCTGGTGCGCCCGATCCGCCTGTCGATCGAAGCGGTCGACCGCCGCCTCGAGCAGGCGGCCGAGACGCTCGGCGCCGCGCCCTGGCGGGTGTTCGCAACCGTGACGCTGCCGCTGGCGCTGCCTGGCGTGCTGGCCGGCATGGTGCTCGGCTTTGCCAAGGCGATCGGCGAGTTCGGCGCTACCATCACCTTCGTCTCCAACATCCCCGGCGAGACCCAGACCATTTCATCGGCGATCTATTCGCTGATCCAGACACCCGACGGCGACGCCGCGGCGGCGCGGCTCGTGATCATCTCGGTCGTGCTCGCGGTCGGCGCGTTGATCGCCGCCGAAGTGTTCGCGCGCCGCGCCACCGCGCGCCTGCACGGGCAATAGAGCATGCTGCGCGTCGACATCACCAAGCAGCTCGGCGAATTCACGCTCGCGGCGTCGTTCAGCAGCGAGGGCCGCGTCACCGGCCTGTTCGGCGCGTCCGGCTCCGGCAAGACCTCGCTCATCAACACGATCGCAGGGCTGGTGCGTCCCGATCGCGGCACCATCGTGATCGACGGCGAGACGGTCGACGATACGTCGGCCGGCATTCACGTCCCGACATATCGCCGCCGGATCGGCTACGTGTTCCAGGACGCGCGGCTGTTTCCGCATCTTAGTATCAGGCAGAACCTCGACTATGGCCGCCGGATGAACGGCCTCACCGAGGATCCCGCGCAGCAC
This Bradyrhizobium sp. CCBAU 53421 DNA region includes the following protein-coding sequences:
- the modA gene encoding molybdate ABC transporter substrate-binding protein, with amino-acid sequence MSRLAGLFTAFVILLGAIHSPARAEDKTLTVFAAASMKNALDEIDAAYTAKTGVKISASYAASSALAKQIEQGAPADVFVSADTDWMDYAIKQKNVNEATRVNLLGNSIVLIAPKDSKIDNVNIAPGFDLAKLAGDGRIATGDVKAVPVGKYAKAALEKLGAWQAAEPKFAMAESVRAALTLVARGEAVLGIVYSTDAKVEPGVKIVGTFPADTHPTIIYPVAATTTAKPETTDYLAFLRSSAAKTILEKYGFKFLISPTT
- the modB gene encoding molybdate ABC transporter permease subunit, encoding MFEISPTEWTAILLSLRVAIIATLVATPFGIALAWLLARRDFWGKSLLDAAVHLPLVLPPVVTGYLLLLTFGKRGLVGGWLADHLGIVFAFRWTGAALACGVMSFPLLVRPIRLSIEAVDRRLEQAAETLGAAPWRVFATVTLPLALPGVLAGMVLGFAKAIGEFGATITFVSNIPGETQTISSAIYSLIQTPDGDAAAARLVIISVVLAVGALIAAEVFARRATARLHGQ
- the modC gene encoding molybdenum ABC transporter ATP-binding protein, with protein sequence MLRVDITKQLGEFTLAASFSSEGRVTGLFGASGSGKTSLINTIAGLVRPDRGTIVIDGETVDDTSAGIHVPTYRRRIGYVFQDARLFPHLSIRQNLDYGRRMNGLTEDPAQHKRVVDLLDIGALLDRRPGKLSGGERQRVALGRALLSRPRLLLLDEPLGALDESRKLEILPYLVRLRDEAGVPMVYVSHDAAELRQLATQIVMLRRGQVTAFGGVKVLTGGT